Proteins encoded in a region of the Sugiyamaella lignohabitans strain CBS 10342 chromosome B, complete sequence genome:
- the FRE2 gene encoding Fre2p (Ferric reductase and cupric reductase; reduces siderophore-bound iron and oxidized copper prior to uptake by transporters; expression induced by low iron levels but not by low copper levels; GO_component: GO:0016021 - integral component of membrane [Evidence IEA]; GO_component: GO:0016021 - integral component of membrane [Evidence ISM] [PMID 12192589]; GO_component: GO:0016020 - membrane [Evidence IEA]; GO_component: GO:0005886 - plasma membrane [Evidence IEA,IEA]; GO_component: GO:0005886 - plasma membrane [Evidence IDA] [PMID 8164662]; GO_function: GO:0052851 - ferric-chelate reductase (NADPH) activity [Evidence IEA]; GO_function: GO:0000293 - ferric-chelate reductase activity [Evidence IDA] [PMID 8164662]; GO_function: GO:0046872 - metal ion binding [Evidence IEA]; GO_function: GO:0016491 - oxidoreductase activity [Evidence IEA,IEA]; GO_process: GO:0015677 - copper ion import [Evidence IDA] [PMID 9153234]; GO_process: GO:0006825 - copper ion transport [Evidence IEA]; GO_process: GO:0006811 - ion transport [Evidence IEA]; GO_process: GO:0055072 - iron ion homeostasis [Evidence IEA]; GO_process: GO:0006826 - iron ion transport [Evidence IDA] [PMID 8164662]; GO_process: GO:0055114 - oxidation-reduction process [Evidence IEA,IEA]), with protein MSILSEQENRTKTMPVMVEGFYKSFRQFSNYDNVMLVAGGTGITTAFSQVTSLLFQDRSRTIKLIWAVRSPAPLNWFSKEILYLRSWPKSIELQIYISQALFENDCGAKPCSPLDIEAGVQGVVGSQALDYGCGSNYQLAFITGGRPELQKEIANFIKHASGSIAICSCGPPTFIDRARYTFVHNMYKSDYHIDYFEEPYSC; from the coding sequence atGAGTATTCTTTCCGAGCAAGAAAATAGGACCAAAACAATGCCAGTGATGGTGGAAGGATTCTACAAAAGCTTTCGTCAGTTTAGCAACTATGATAATGTTATGTTGGTTGCAGGTGGTACTGGTATAACCACAGCTTTTTCTCAAGTTACAAGTTTACTCTTTCAAGATCGCTCTCGTACTATAAAATTAATCTGGGCTGTTCGTAGTCCTGCTCCGTTGAACTGGTTTTCGAAGGAAATACTGTACTTGCGTTCATGGCCAAAAAGTATAGAACTACAAATCTACATCTCACAAGCATTATTTGAGAATGATTGTGGAGCAAAGCCATGCTCTCCGCTAGACATTGAAGCGGGGGTTCAAGGAGTTGTGGGGTCGCAAGCGTTGGACTATGGCTGTGGTTCAAACTATCAGTTGGCTTTTATTACAGGTGGACGTCCAGAACTCCAAAAGGAAATTGCCAACTTTATAAAACATGCTTCAGGTTCAATTGCGATATGTTCCTGTGGTCCACCTACTTTTATCGACAGAGCACGATATACCTTTGTACACAATATGTATAAGAGCGACTACCATATAGATTATTTCGAGGAACCATATTCATgttaa